A window from Schistosoma haematobium chromosome 1, whole genome shotgun sequence encodes these proteins:
- the PIM1_1 gene encoding ATP-dependent Lon protease pim1, variant 2 (EggNog:ENOG410V4GC~COG:T), with product MAHTALQNSNNPYASGRLVRRSSQDLGLQIEVYEGYYEFLRRYTLGERFGSGGFGHVHHARRTSDNKEVVVKEVRSDKVPCWCLLDNQLMPIEVVLLVMCQGLPGIVNLLDAFNFGQSWAIVMDQVSSTTCDMFDYIGERGMLSESEAAFYFHQLTGILLSCHKVGVLHRDIKDENILINRTTNELVLIDFGSGAFLESRLYTDFDGTRVYSPPEWILNNRYHGKQAEVWSLGVLLYDMLCGDIPFVNDKSIIGGKLRYRRDNISEAAKHLIASCLNMDPSKRPSLLEILQHPWMQAHRPQTGAKIPLASQIALDALEKGSNSDATLNISNLSDLHSVEVQSSSLSNQMISGFPHSCSFTNPSVGIDDKHKNKQTNSIDHSQTILDSNSCSSGMDNRSSLHFHIPSGTTELVGSSIGYAFHDFLRDEVSIGEFSQSPVSSISPQLETAWSIPNRKIDERVDLNIQTFPPDSRLSCQQTSCPEIIPRLHSNESDSSSGYYSRSDSLSSNDGKQLISAVNVSNLRTCSTASHMASVMSVTKPVTTAVNDKSPCSTAVSSSYSRLQNIDLPVHLHYWRSGSSSKTSSDSSSSYSSTKSNCLDKQLRQISENTPTIPYSSSYLNPSWSVILNSSKPTSQMYSPNTTHSSVPCSGVTAYSPTTNAITSSNTDMVDTLSSPLSSSTSKLNSSLSTHDWFLSGNNVDMDHV from the exons ATGGCGCATACAGCTCTGCAGAATTCAAATAATCCTTATGCAAGCGGAAGACTCGTAAGACGAAGCTCACAAGACCTCGGTTTGC AGATTGAGGTTTATGAAGGTTATTACGAATTCCTCCGACGTTATACACTTGGTGAACGTTTTGGATCAGGTGGATTTGGTCATGTTCATCATGCTAGGCGTACATCTGACAATAAAGAAGTTGTAGTGAAAGAAGTCCGATCAGATAAAGTTCCATGTTGGTGTTTG ttgGACAATCAATTAATGCCAATTGAAGTTGTACTTCTAGTTATGTGTCAAGGTTTACCTGGAATAGTTAATTTATTAGATGCCTTTAATTTTGGTCAATCTTGGGCAATTGTTATGGATCAAGTCTCTAGTACAACGTGTgatatgtttgattatattgGTGAACGTGGAATGTTATCAGAAAGTGAAGCTGCTTTTTATTTTCACCAATTAACTGGTATATTATTATCATGTCATAAAGTTGGTGTATTACATCGAGATATTAAAGATGAAAATATTCTGATTAATCGTACAACAAATGAATTGGTACTTATTGATTTCGGTTCTGGTGCATTCTTGGAATCACGTTTGTATACAGATTTTGATG GCACCCGTGTTTATAGTCCGCCTGAGTGGATTTTAAATAATCGATATCATGGCAAACAAGCTGAAGTTTGGTCTTTAGGTGTACTACTCTATGATATGTTATGTGGTGATATCCCTTTTGTTAATGATAAAAGTATTATCGGAGGGAAATTGCGATATCGTAGAGACAATATAAGTGAAGCAGCAAAACATCTTATTGC GAGTTGTTTAAATATGGATCCTTCTAAACGTCCATCTTTGTTGGAAATCCTTCAACATCCATGGATGCAAGCCCATCGACCTCAAACTGGTGCTAAAATTCCACTAGCTTCTCAAATAGCCTTGGATGCCTTGGAGAAGGGATCAAACTCGGACGCTActctaaatatttcaaatttatctGATTTACATTCTGTAGAAGTGCAAAGTTCAAGTCTATCAAATCAAATGATATCTGGTTTTCCACATTCTTGTTCCTTTACAAATCCTTCCGTAGGTATTGATGACAagcataaaaataaacaaactaatagTATTGACCACTCACAAACAATTTTAGATTCAAATTCTTGTTCTTCCGGTATGGATAATCGCTCAAGCCTTCATTTTCATATCCCTTCAGGTACCACTGAATTAGTAGGATCAAGTATTGGTTATGCTTTCCATGACTTTCTTAGAGATGAGGTTTCGATTGGTGAATTTTCTCAATCTCCTGTGTCTAGTATATCTCCTCAACTTGAAACAGCATGGTCTATTCCAAATAGAAAAATTGATGAACGAGTTGATTTAAATATTCAGACATTTCCTCCAGATAGTAGATTATCATGTCAACAAACATCATGCCCTGAAATTATACCGCGTCTTCATTCCAATGAGTCTGATTCTAGCTCTGGCTATTATTCACGCTCTGATTCTTTGTCATCGAACGACGGGAAACAGCTCATTTCAGCTGTAAATGTTAGTAACTTACGCACTTGTTCAACTGCAAGTCATATGGCATCTGTTATGTCAGTTACTAAACCTGTCACAACAGCTGTCAATGATAAATCTCCTTGTTCAACTGCAGTATCCTCTTCATATTCCCGACTTCAAAATATAGATCTTCCTGTTCATTTACATTATTGGCGTTCAGGTAGTTCCAGTAAAACATCTTCTGATTCATCGTCATCTTACTCATCTACGAAATCTAATTGTCTTGATAAACAGCTCCGGCAAATTAGTGAAAATACACCAACCATTCCTTACTCATCTTCATATCTTAATCCTTCTTGGTCCGTAATTTTAAATTCATCTAAACCTACATCCCAAATGTATTCACCTAATACAACTCATTCCAGTGTACCGTGTTCAGGTGTGACTGCATATTCCCCAACTACAAATGCTATAACAAGCTCAAATACAGATATGGTAGACACATTGAGTAGTCCGTTATCATCTTCAACTTCAAAATTAAATTCTTCTCTATCAACTCACGATTGGTTTCTAAGTGGTAATAATGTTGACATGGATCACGTATGA
- the PIM1_1 gene encoding ATP-dependent Lon protease pim1 (EggNog:ENOG410V4GC~COG:T), with protein MYIYLLKIFRSCLNMDPSKRPSLLEILQHPWMQAHRPQTGAKIPLASQIALDALEKGSNSDATLNISNLSDLHSVEVQSSSLSNQMISGFPHSCSFTNPSVGIDDKHKNKQTNSIDHSQTILDSNSCSSGMDNRSSLHFHIPSGTTELVGSSIGYAFHDFLRDEVSIGEFSQSPVSSISPQLETAWSIPNRKIDERVDLNIQTFPPDSRLSCQQTSCPEIIPRLHSNESDSSSGYYSRSDSLSSNDGKQLISAVNVSNLRTCSTASHMASVMSVTKPVTTAVNDKSPCSTAVSSSYSRLQNIDLPVHLHYWRSGSSSKTSSDSSSSYSSTKSNCLDKQLRQISENTPTIPYSSSYLNPSWSVILNSSKPTSQMYSPNTTHSSVPCSGVTAYSPTTNAITSSNTDMVDTLSSPLSSSTSKLNSSLSTHDWFLSGNNVDMDHV; from the coding sequence atgtatatatacttattAAAAATTTTTAGGAGTTGTTTAAATATGGATCCTTCTAAACGTCCATCTTTGTTGGAAATCCTTCAACATCCATGGATGCAAGCCCATCGACCTCAAACTGGTGCTAAAATTCCACTAGCTTCTCAAATAGCCTTGGATGCCTTGGAGAAGGGATCAAACTCGGACGCTActctaaatatttcaaatttatctGATTTACATTCTGTAGAAGTGCAAAGTTCAAGTCTATCAAATCAAATGATATCTGGTTTTCCACATTCTTGTTCCTTTACAAATCCTTCCGTAGGTATTGATGACAagcataaaaataaacaaactaatagTATTGACCACTCACAAACAATTTTAGATTCAAATTCTTGTTCTTCCGGTATGGATAATCGCTCAAGCCTTCATTTTCATATCCCTTCAGGTACCACTGAATTAGTAGGATCAAGTATTGGTTATGCTTTCCATGACTTTCTTAGAGATGAGGTTTCGATTGGTGAATTTTCTCAATCTCCTGTGTCTAGTATATCTCCTCAACTTGAAACAGCATGGTCTATTCCAAATAGAAAAATTGATGAACGAGTTGATTTAAATATTCAGACATTTCCTCCAGATAGTAGATTATCATGTCAACAAACATCATGCCCTGAAATTATACCGCGTCTTCATTCCAATGAGTCTGATTCTAGCTCTGGCTATTATTCACGCTCTGATTCTTTGTCATCGAACGACGGGAAACAGCTCATTTCAGCTGTAAATGTTAGTAACTTACGCACTTGTTCAACTGCAAGTCATATGGCATCTGTTATGTCAGTTACTAAACCTGTCACAACAGCTGTCAATGATAAATCTCCTTGTTCAACTGCAGTATCCTCTTCATATTCCCGACTTCAAAATATAGATCTTCCTGTTCATTTACATTATTGGCGTTCAGGTAGTTCCAGTAAAACATCTTCTGATTCATCGTCATCTTACTCATCTACGAAATCTAATTGTCTTGATAAACAGCTCCGGCAAATTAGTGAAAATACACCAACCATTCCTTACTCATCTTCATATCTTAATCCTTCTTGGTCCGTAATTTTAAATTCATCTAAACCTACATCCCAAATGTATTCACCTAATACAACTCATTCCAGTGTACCGTGTTCAGGTGTGACTGCATATTCCCCAACTACAAATGCTATAACAAGCTCAAATACAGATATGGTAGACACATTGAGTAGTCCGTTATCATCTTCAACTTCAAAATTAAATTCTTCTCTATCAACTCACGATTGGTTTCTAAGTGGTAATAATGTTGACATGGATCACGTATGA